A single genomic interval of Leptospira dzoumogneensis harbors:
- a CDS encoding glycosyltransferase, which yields MILHIDTETGWRGGERQLFLLAEGLKKHKIPQLILCKPGSALETRANDVGLPTVTLPLKGEWDFGSVKALQELIVSKGIKLIHAHTAKAHSIAWMAKAKHPQVKLVVSRRVDFRLRKNWFSKRKYVSDRVDLYLSVSNRIREILIMDGIDPAKVVTVYSGIDLGVSKKASDISYLRKEFNLSKDDLIIGNIAALVDHKDQKTLLDALSKVETDKKYKVLIVGEGELRKELEKIASEKRLLDKVVFTGFRTDISELLSLFDIFTLTSKEEGLGTSVLDAMASGLPIVATNGGGIAEMLTEGKGAFVSQVGDSTSLASSYKTLLEDPKIRKSMGAFNKESVKRFSVKNTIKKTELAYYSLLGEEIYSSSKGKSGEAA from the coding sequence GTGATTCTTCATATCGACACGGAAACCGGCTGGAGAGGAGGAGAAAGGCAACTTTTTCTTCTCGCAGAAGGTTTAAAAAAACACAAAATCCCTCAGCTCATTCTTTGTAAACCAGGCTCTGCATTAGAGACTCGTGCAAACGATGTTGGACTTCCAACAGTTACTCTCCCTTTAAAAGGAGAATGGGACTTCGGTTCCGTAAAGGCACTCCAAGAACTCATCGTATCTAAAGGGATCAAACTGATCCATGCTCATACTGCAAAGGCACATTCTATCGCTTGGATGGCGAAAGCAAAACATCCTCAAGTGAAACTTGTAGTTTCCAGAAGAGTGGATTTTAGACTTAGAAAGAATTGGTTCAGTAAACGTAAGTATGTTTCCGACAGAGTGGATCTTTATTTAAGTGTTTCGAATCGTATTCGTGAAATTCTGATCATGGATGGAATCGATCCTGCTAAAGTTGTGACCGTATACAGCGGGATCGATCTAGGCGTTTCCAAAAAAGCGAGTGATATATCATATCTTAGAAAAGAATTCAATCTTTCTAAAGATGATTTGATCATAGGAAATATCGCTGCGTTAGTCGATCATAAGGACCAAAAAACATTACTGGATGCTTTGTCCAAAGTGGAGACGGATAAAAAGTATAAGGTCCTAATCGTGGGCGAAGGCGAACTCAGAAAGGAACTGGAGAAGATCGCTTCCGAAAAAAGACTTTTGGATAAAGTGGTCTTTACAGGATTCAGAACGGATATCTCAGAACTTCTTTCCTTATTCGATATCTTCACGTTAACTTCCAAAGAAGAAGGACTCGGGACTTCCGTTTTAGACGCGATGGCATCCGGCTTGCCGATCGTAGCAACAAACGGTGGTGGCATCGCGGAAATGTTAACGGAAGGCAAAGGTGCATTCGTTTCTCAAGTAGGAGATTCGACTTCTCTTGCTTCTTCTTATAAAACTTTATTAGAAGATCCTAAAATTCGAAAATCTATGGGAGCATTTAATAAAGAATCCGTAAAAAGATTCTCCGTTAAAAATACCATCAAGAAAACCGAACTAGCGTATTATAGTTTATTAGGCGAAGAAATTTATTCCAGCTCGAAAGGAAAATCCGGGGAAGCAGCATGA
- the polA gene encoding DNA polymerase I codes for MKKLLIVDGHAFAFRAYYAFAASNLKNSKTGQPSGAVFGFFRMLFKLFEDYSPTHVAMTFDPGGPLERGATFAEYKANRKPMPEDLRPQLNEIMETLKVLGFRILKIEKHEADDIIGTLAENYKSSAKEILIFSGDKDLYQLLEKKNIKMLRGKKGVTEFVEIDSSWVKEELGVDVKQIPDYMGIVGDTSDNIPGVKGIGEKGATKLIQEYKNLEGIYKNIEKIKNPGLKNKLIEHKDNAFMSRQLATIKRDLDLGIKDDDLKLPDYASDEGIRYLKNQGYNVLSRDLAKSVGKEPPKDEPEESASGSEKGPAAKKGIYKRVESIEELTKLARAWKKSPILSVDTETTSQYAFDAELLGISLCNQEGTGFYIPVTHTQEGLFTNKDQLLPLDQVREILGPVLADPNIPKVGQNIKYDLIVLQNHGFEVANIVFDTMIVAYILAPESRRFNMDDLAEDLLNYKTITYAELVGTGKNKKNLWEVDLDKVSEYAAEDADITLRLYNVLRKSLKQSGLESVFKDIDLPLIPVLTQMEKAGIAVDSKYFAELSKDFQREVKDLEKGIYRAAGKEFNIASTKELQKILFDELQLRVVKKTQTGYSTDHEVLEELLGEHPIIEKLLDYRKYTKLISTYVDTLPSMASPKDQRIHTSYNMTIAATGRLSSTDPNLQNIPIREKEGRLIRKGFISGHKDFEILSLDYSQIELRIMAHISKDPAMMDAYKKGIDIHKRTAAAIYGVPEDLVSPEMRDKAKVVNFSVIYGVTPYGLSRNLRIPRDEAKSFIDRYLTQYPGVQKYMDDTIAFCEEKGYVETMKGRRRPVPDITSTHRQAKEGAKRVAINTPIQGTCADMIKIAMIQIQEEIEKRKWKSKLLLQVHDELVFEVYKSEKDEFLKVCKSLMENALPLDVPIKVEGKFGQNWDEAH; via the coding sequence ATGAAAAAATTACTCATAGTAGACGGTCACGCGTTCGCATTCAGAGCATATTATGCTTTTGCAGCTTCTAACCTGAAAAATTCCAAAACAGGACAACCGAGCGGTGCAGTCTTCGGGTTTTTTAGAATGTTATTCAAACTTTTCGAAGATTATTCTCCCACTCATGTGGCGATGACATTCGACCCTGGCGGTCCCTTGGAAAGAGGTGCTACATTTGCAGAATATAAGGCAAATCGTAAACCTATGCCGGAAGATCTTCGTCCTCAATTGAACGAGATCATGGAAACCTTAAAGGTTCTGGGTTTTAGGATCCTGAAGATAGAAAAACATGAGGCGGACGATATTATCGGAACACTTGCGGAAAATTATAAATCTTCTGCAAAAGAGATACTGATCTTCTCCGGGGATAAGGACTTATACCAATTATTAGAAAAAAAGAATATTAAAATGCTCAGAGGTAAAAAGGGAGTCACTGAATTTGTGGAAATCGACTCCTCCTGGGTAAAAGAAGAACTAGGTGTGGACGTAAAACAGATCCCTGACTATATGGGGATCGTTGGAGATACTTCTGATAATATTCCTGGTGTAAAAGGGATCGGAGAGAAGGGCGCCACTAAGCTGATCCAAGAATATAAAAACTTGGAAGGGATCTATAAAAATATAGAGAAGATCAAAAATCCAGGCTTAAAAAACAAACTGATCGAACACAAAGACAACGCGTTTATGTCCAGACAATTGGCTACGATCAAAAGAGATTTGGACCTTGGGATCAAGGATGATGATCTTAAACTTCCGGATTATGCTTCCGACGAAGGTATCCGTTATCTAAAGAACCAGGGATATAATGTTCTATCCCGTGACTTAGCTAAATCAGTAGGAAAAGAACCTCCTAAAGATGAACCGGAAGAATCTGCTTCAGGATCTGAAAAAGGTCCGGCGGCCAAAAAAGGAATTTATAAACGAGTAGAAAGTATAGAAGAATTAACCAAACTCGCAAGAGCCTGGAAAAAATCTCCCATCCTTTCTGTGGATACGGAAACCACGTCTCAATACGCTTTTGATGCGGAACTTTTAGGGATCTCTTTGTGTAACCAAGAAGGAACCGGTTTTTATATCCCGGTCACTCATACACAAGAGGGTTTATTCACCAATAAAGATCAACTTCTTCCTTTGGATCAGGTCCGAGAAATATTGGGACCAGTATTAGCAGATCCGAATATTCCAAAAGTTGGTCAGAATATTAAATACGATCTGATCGTTCTCCAAAACCACGGATTCGAAGTGGCAAATATCGTTTTTGATACTATGATCGTGGCCTATATTCTGGCGCCTGAAAGCCGCAGATTTAATATGGACGATCTTGCAGAAGATCTTCTGAATTATAAAACGATCACTTATGCGGAACTCGTAGGAACAGGTAAGAATAAAAAAAATCTTTGGGAAGTGGATCTGGACAAGGTCTCCGAATACGCGGCGGAAGACGCGGATATTACTTTAAGATTATATAATGTTCTTCGCAAATCCTTAAAACAATCCGGTTTAGAGAGTGTGTTCAAGGATATTGATCTACCTTTGATCCCTGTTTTAACTCAAATGGAGAAGGCGGGAATCGCAGTAGATTCGAAATATTTTGCAGAACTTTCCAAAGATTTTCAGAGAGAAGTAAAAGATCTGGAAAAAGGGATCTATAGGGCTGCAGGAAAAGAATTCAATATCGCTTCTACAAAAGAACTCCAAAAGATATTATTCGATGAGCTTCAGTTGAGAGTTGTTAAAAAGACCCAAACGGGCTATTCCACAGACCATGAGGTTTTGGAAGAATTGCTCGGAGAACATCCGATCATCGAAAAACTTTTGGATTATAGGAAATATACGAAGTTGATCTCTACTTATGTGGACACTCTTCCTAGTATGGCTTCTCCTAAAGATCAAAGAATTCACACCAGCTATAATATGACGATCGCTGCGACAGGAAGACTTTCTTCTACGGATCCGAACCTGCAAAATATTCCGATCCGAGAAAAAGAAGGAAGGCTGATCCGAAAAGGATTTATTTCCGGTCATAAGGATTTTGAGATCTTAAGTTTGGACTATTCTCAGATAGAACTCCGGATCATGGCACATATTTCTAAAGATCCTGCTATGATGGATGCCTATAAAAAAGGCATCGATATCCATAAAAGAACTGCCGCTGCAATCTACGGAGTTCCGGAAGATCTGGTCAGTCCTGAAATGAGGGATAAGGCGAAAGTAGTTAACTTTTCCGTAATATATGGAGTCACCCCTTACGGTCTTAGCCGGAATCTCAGAATTCCAAGGGATGAGGCTAAAAGTTTTATAGATAGATATCTAACTCAGTATCCAGGTGTCCAAAAGTATATGGATGATACGATCGCCTTCTGTGAAGAGAAAGGTTATGTGGAGACCATGAAAGGAAGAAGGAGACCTGTTCCGGATATTACATCCACTCATCGTCAGGCAAAAGAGGGAGCCAAAAGGGTAGCGATCAACACTCCTATCCAAGGTACTTGTGCCGATATGATCAAGATTGCGATGATCCAGATCCAAGAAGAGATCGAAAAAAGAAAATGGAAATCCAAACTTCTACTCCAAGTACATGACGAATTGGTATTTGAAGTCTATAAATCGGAAAAAGACGAGTTCCTGAAGGTTTGCAAGAGCCTAATGGAGAATGCACTTCCTCTGGATGTTCCGATCAAGGTAGAAGGAAAATTCGGGCAAAACTGGGACGAGGCTCATTGA
- a CDS encoding Fic family protein, protein MVSFHPEIPYDLPELPPALDLEAPNFLKLIAKARTELGELKGFASALPNPMLLLSPAIIKESVASSNIENINTTVSHVLQQSLFPEYERNDYDKEVLRYRNAVELGFYELRRFPISYRLIEKVHKELMSGKESGFRKLQNKIVNSNTGEPIYTPPIASKIPELLSNLERFLNEDKDGIDPLLKCAISHYQFEAIHPFLDGNGRTGRILMVLYLIQTKILSLPILYISGYINNNRSKYYELLSDVSRNGNWEQFLEFMLNAFYLQARSTKNLLFKIIELYQTYKTEISADRPKLAKSGIVEAMFSSPVLSPVSLAERINVHYTTATRYLAELKDAKYLVDMNYGKYHLFINKVLLDLLQEDSFSDGSE, encoded by the coding sequence ATGGTATCCTTTCATCCTGAGATTCCTTACGATTTGCCTGAGCTTCCTCCGGCTTTGGACTTGGAGGCTCCGAACTTTCTAAAACTGATCGCGAAAGCTAGGACGGAACTTGGAGAATTGAAAGGTTTCGCATCCGCGTTACCAAATCCGATGCTATTACTTTCCCCGGCCATTATTAAAGAGTCTGTAGCCAGCTCGAATATAGAGAATATTAATACCACCGTTTCTCATGTTTTGCAGCAGTCTCTATTTCCGGAATATGAAAGGAACGACTATGATAAGGAAGTTTTAAGATATAGAAATGCAGTGGAATTAGGTTTTTATGAATTAAGGCGTTTTCCAATTTCATATAGACTGATCGAAAAAGTTCATAAGGAACTGATGTCCGGCAAGGAATCCGGATTTCGAAAATTGCAGAATAAGATCGTAAACTCCAATACTGGAGAACCGATTTACACACCACCTATAGCTTCTAAAATTCCGGAATTGCTCTCAAATCTGGAAAGGTTCCTGAACGAAGACAAAGACGGGATCGACCCTTTGTTAAAGTGTGCGATCTCACATTACCAATTCGAAGCAATCCATCCTTTTTTAGACGGGAACGGGCGTACAGGAAGGATCTTAATGGTACTGTATCTAATTCAGACTAAGATACTTTCACTGCCGATCCTTTATATAAGCGGTTATATTAATAATAATAGATCGAAATATTATGAATTACTTTCCGACGTTTCTCGGAATGGAAATTGGGAACAGTTTCTGGAATTCATGTTGAACGCTTTTTATCTACAGGCAAGATCCACTAAAAATCTATTGTTTAAGATAATTGAGCTCTATCAAACATACAAAACTGAAATTTCTGCGGATCGTCCTAAGTTGGCAAAAAGCGGGATAGTGGAAGCTATGTTTTCTTCACCAGTACTTTCGCCTGTTAGTTTGGCTGAGCGTATTAACGTTCATTATACCACTGCTACACGGTATTTAGCGGAACTTAAAGATGCGAAGTATTTAGTGGATATGAATTATGGAAAATATCATCTATTCATAAATAAAGTCTTGTTGGATCTTCTACAAGAAGACAGCTTTTCGGATGGATCGGAATAG
- a CDS encoding aldo/keto reductase, with the protein MENSYSRKKFLKLLALFAAGIGLSENLISPLFSQTSGASKMLKRKIPKTGEEIPAIGLGTWQTLDVDPDPSSLAPLKEVLSEFLHTGGGVVDSSPMYGRSEEIFGILSKDFSDAEKKKFFLATKVWIRGEAAGKSQIESSFKKMKAEKIDLFQIHNLLDTQTHLKTLRGLKEKGKIRYIGLTHFTTSAFSEMERISEKEKPDFLQIPYSIQTREAENRILPFAQEHGIAVLINRPFEEGGLFRNTKGKTLPEYFKEWDCNSFAQAFLKYILSHPAVTCAIPATSKISHLKDNMGAGLGRFPEGKERKVFLSNLLDAMD; encoded by the coding sequence ATGGAAAACTCTTATTCCAGAAAAAAGTTCCTGAAACTTTTAGCGTTATTCGCCGCAGGTATAGGTCTTTCGGAGAATTTGATCTCTCCGTTATTCTCCCAAACGTCCGGAGCTTCTAAAATGTTAAAACGTAAGATCCCAAAAACTGGAGAAGAAATTCCTGCAATCGGTTTAGGCACTTGGCAGACTTTAGATGTGGATCCGGATCCTTCTTCTTTGGCTCCTTTAAAAGAAGTTTTGTCGGAGTTCCTACATACCGGCGGAGGTGTAGTGGATTCTTCTCCCATGTATGGTCGCTCCGAGGAAATTTTCGGGATCTTATCCAAGGATTTTTCAGACGCGGAGAAAAAGAAATTTTTCTTAGCCACAAAAGTTTGGATCAGGGGAGAAGCAGCCGGAAAATCACAGATAGAATCTTCTTTCAAAAAAATGAAAGCTGAGAAAATCGATCTATTCCAAATCCATAATTTACTAGACACTCAAACTCATCTTAAAACATTAAGAGGCCTGAAAGAAAAAGGAAAGATCCGTTATATAGGTCTGACCCATTTTACTACTTCAGCATTTTCCGAAATGGAAAGAATTTCCGAAAAAGAAAAACCCGATTTCTTGCAGATACCGTATTCTATCCAAACAAGAGAAGCGGAGAATCGAATTTTACCTTTTGCACAAGAACATGGAATTGCAGTTTTGATCAATCGTCCTTTCGAAGAAGGTGGACTTTTTAGAAATACAAAAGGTAAAACATTGCCTGAGTATTTTAAAGAATGGGATTGTAATTCATTCGCGCAGGCTTTCTTGAAATATATTCTTTCTCATCCGGCAGTGACTTGTGCGATCCCTGCTACTTCTAAGATCTCTCATCTCAAAGATAATATGGGCGCAGGGCTTGGTAGATTTCCGGAAGGCAAAGAAAGAAAAGTTTTTCTATCCAACCTTCTAGACGCAATGGATTGA
- a CDS encoding alpha/beta fold hydrolase gives MSEPLWRTHPLAWKASGAFFEWKKRKLFYRIGGEGEALLLLHGFPTSSWDWKDVWETLTHQYKVLTLDYLGFGFSEKPKDGHYSIFEYADQAEFFLQEQGIKKVHILAHDLGDTVAQELVARFREKLSGQRIGGPDLESVFFLNGGIFPETHRPRAVQKLLNGPLGFLFSRLVNKTSFQKSFSEVFGPNTKPAQEELDGYWECVNNGGGKLIYHKLIRYMRERKIFRDRWVGAILDCPIPYALADGLEDPVSGKHVVDRLREMRPDAKVYELPGIGHYPQTEAADQVLKAYSNFRSNL, from the coding sequence ATGTCGGAACCGCTTTGGAGAACCCACCCTTTGGCCTGGAAGGCATCGGGGGCTTTCTTTGAATGGAAAAAAAGGAAACTATTCTATCGGATAGGTGGAGAAGGAGAAGCACTTCTTCTTTTACATGGATTTCCCACTTCTTCCTGGGACTGGAAAGATGTATGGGAAACTCTTACTCATCAGTACAAAGTTCTGACCTTAGATTATCTAGGCTTCGGTTTTTCTGAAAAACCTAAAGACGGACATTATTCTATTTTTGAATACGCGGACCAGGCTGAGTTCTTCCTACAAGAGCAAGGTATCAAAAAGGTGCATATTCTCGCTCACGATCTGGGAGATACGGTTGCACAAGAATTGGTCGCAAGGTTCAGGGAAAAATTATCCGGGCAGAGGATAGGCGGTCCAGACTTGGAGTCGGTGTTCTTCTTAAATGGTGGGATCTTTCCGGAAACCCATAGGCCTAGAGCAGTACAGAAATTATTGAACGGTCCACTCGGATTTTTATTCTCCCGTTTAGTGAACAAGACATCCTTCCAAAAAAGTTTTTCAGAAGTATTCGGGCCGAATACTAAACCTGCTCAAGAGGAGTTGGATGGTTATTGGGAATGTGTAAACAACGGAGGGGGGAAGTTGATCTATCACAAGTTGATAAGATACATGAGAGAAAGAAAAATTTTCAGAGATAGATGGGTGGGAGCAATACTCGACTGTCCAATTCCTTATGCGTTGGCAGATGGTCTGGAAGATCCGGTCAGCGGCAAACACGTGGTGGATCGACTCCGAGAAATGAGACCTGATGCGAAAGTGTACGAACTCCCAGGCATAGGACATTATCCTCAGACAGAAGCTGCAGACCAGGTTTTGAAAGCGTACTCAAACTTCAGATCTAATCTTTGA
- a CDS encoding histone deacetylase: MGKVAYNNPRFFDFVYDDFLCAAVDSHVAQSGVLFHSLTKESVWELFEITGVLAELKKRGYDSFQLDLSGSDDTYQKLILTYQNEILVHLRLSIQEYRIRLNDYFFKEKYLVVNWLQTRHPKQVGRDSARLYPGQDVPGLGIFTEMADLIGFLIISLRLNGAVIRPEYFHDAVLFSRKFHFLEADSKALYQALRTAFPKHSIRAISTLLQHGKIVDAKRGVIEWKPIEMIFFLEKSLNFFVFNRKFEKKVSKILSTYKLSLVEGAEVELGLNT; this comes from the coding sequence ATGGGTAAGGTTGCATACAATAATCCGCGTTTTTTTGATTTTGTATACGACGACTTTTTATGTGCGGCGGTGGACTCTCACGTCGCTCAATCCGGAGTTCTATTTCACTCTTTGACCAAAGAAAGTGTTTGGGAGCTTTTCGAGATCACTGGGGTTCTGGCAGAACTCAAAAAAAGAGGATACGATTCCTTCCAATTGGATCTTTCCGGAAGTGATGATACCTACCAAAAATTAATTCTCACTTACCAGAACGAAATTTTAGTACATCTACGTTTGAGCATCCAAGAATATAGGATACGTCTCAACGATTACTTCTTCAAAGAAAAATATCTGGTTGTGAATTGGCTCCAGACACGTCATCCGAAACAGGTAGGAAGGGATTCCGCTCGTTTGTACCCGGGACAAGATGTTCCAGGTCTTGGGATCTTTACCGAGATGGCCGACCTGATCGGATTTCTGATCATCTCACTTAGATTGAATGGAGCCGTGATACGTCCCGAATATTTTCATGATGCTGTACTCTTCTCCCGTAAATTCCATTTTTTAGAAGCGGACTCAAAAGCGCTCTATCAAGCTTTAAGAACCGCATTTCCGAAACATTCTATCCGAGCCATCTCCACTCTTTTACAACATGGAAAGATCGTGGATGCAAAACGAGGAGTGATAGAATGGAAACCGATCGAGATGATCTTCTTCTTAGAAAAATCTTTGAACTTCTTCGTATTCAATCGCAAGTTTGAGAAGAAGGTTTCCAAGATACTTTCTACCTACAAACTCTCTCTGGTAGAGGGTGCAGAGGTAGAGTTGGGACTAAATACTTAG
- a CDS encoding PilZ domain-containing protein, with product MEKRKQVRVVPFPKQPVQLQLMGNGFLDILVAQDVSEGGIAVRVPHKFDGCDIHSSVEIVVSLPGYKPFKALGKIKHLSASKEAQGLFGLQFTQIDVKGKEFLLDYVKKLASLRRMAG from the coding sequence ATGGAGAAAAGAAAACAGGTGAGGGTAGTACCTTTCCCTAAACAACCAGTTCAACTCCAATTGATGGGAAACGGTTTTTTAGACATTCTTGTCGCCCAGGACGTCAGCGAGGGAGGGATCGCGGTTCGAGTTCCTCATAAATTCGATGGATGTGATATACATTCCAGCGTGGAAATAGTGGTTTCTCTGCCCGGATACAAACCATTTAAAGCATTAGGTAAGATCAAACACTTGAGTGCTTCCAAGGAAGCACAGGGTCTTTTCGGGCTCCAATTCACCCAAATCGACGTAAAAGGGAAGGAATTCCTGCTCGATTATGTCAAAAAACTAGCCTCACTCCGCAGAATGGCAGGATAA
- a CDS encoding GNAT family N-acetyltransferase: MGSGTVQKKQKLERKLEVRIAENQLEIERTLALRYDVFNLELGEGLPQSAATRKDRDEYDLFCDHLIVVDKNRNDMIVGTYRILRRSVAKANLGFYSDNEFDITKIYELEREPAEIGRSCVHPEYRDGSVISLLWGGLAQYMKKNNIGYLFGCGSVHSTDAQSANDVYAFLKDKQALAGEAFDVKPLPGFEMPGFDQNYSPEDMKEVSRRIPALIKGYIRAGSTICGIPALDSVFKTTDFFIIFDIKDIEARYSKHYLE; the protein is encoded by the coding sequence ATGGGATCAGGAACAGTCCAAAAAAAGCAAAAATTAGAACGTAAGCTTGAAGTAAGGATCGCAGAGAACCAACTCGAGATCGAAAGAACTTTAGCTCTTCGTTATGACGTATTCAATCTGGAGCTTGGAGAAGGTTTACCTCAATCCGCTGCTACACGTAAAGACAGAGACGAGTATGATTTATTTTGCGACCACCTTATCGTAGTAGATAAGAACAGAAATGATATGATCGTCGGAACTTATCGTATCCTACGAAGAAGTGTCGCTAAGGCAAACCTCGGATTTTACTCCGACAACGAATTCGATATTACTAAAATTTACGAATTAGAAAGAGAACCTGCAGAGATCGGACGCAGCTGCGTTCATCCTGAATACAGAGACGGATCCGTAATTTCTCTTCTTTGGGGCGGACTCGCTCAATATATGAAGAAGAACAATATCGGATACCTTTTCGGTTGCGGTTCCGTTCACAGCACCGATGCACAATCTGCAAACGATGTTTACGCGTTTTTGAAAGATAAACAAGCTCTTGCTGGAGAAGCTTTCGACGTAAAACCTCTTCCTGGATTCGAAATGCCTGGTTTCGACCAGAACTATTCTCCGGAAGATATGAAAGAAGTTTCTAGAAGGATCCCTGCATTAATTAAAGGGTATATTAGAGCAGGATCGACGATCTGCGGAATTCCTGCATTGGACTCCGTTTTCAAGACTACTGACTTCTTTATCATCTTCGATATCAAAGACATCGAAGCAAGATACAGCAAACATTACTTAGAGTAG
- a CDS encoding acyl-CoA dehydrogenase family protein — protein sequence MIANNYFTDDEDLKLIFEHLIDWASIVKSTEGEEFFEHEIYKKTNNPRYEMAPSSVEEAVELYRSSLESLGEFFGRDVSQLSSVMDKKHLRYENGKVIFPEETTLIYEKFRDTGLMPFSISREAGGLGMPGTISAFYGMVMARADVSFCMTVALLNLAQIVSRYGTEEQIENFAAKAATGETLFAMSLTEPDFGSDLNNVRTTAVKMEDGYYRLNGTKRFISQGCGLGPYPSSLLTLARTGNGGARGLSVFLVKSEDVTVAGIETKMGIHASPTCEIVYENSHGELLGQEGLGLTRYTTGMTNFMRLGSAACGPGSATGAYYESRKYAEERQQFGRPIEQIPAVAEMLHKIQREVNAMRLLTFETARVVDMYQHHQIRLEKANKEDREIRKDERVKKWGNLATVLTPISKYYCSEEGHKCAGLAIQIHGGAGYTEDYDVARIFRDSRINTIYEGTSQIHVRIAVGAIVAGMSGEGNFKKYLESIKAEVESPSKYLNEQSQIFEDAISKFKSIEDDQAKERVAENLMIITSRYLCSMLYEKAVAKLKQTDQFDRWAKDCRAYLIDSTAISKACIYRIENAV from the coding sequence ATGATAGCTAATAATTATTTTACAGACGACGAAGATCTAAAACTAATTTTCGAACATTTAATCGATTGGGCTTCTATCGTAAAATCAACGGAAGGCGAAGAATTTTTCGAACACGAAATTTATAAAAAAACGAATAACCCAAGATACGAAATGGCTCCTTCTAGCGTTGAGGAAGCGGTAGAATTATACAGATCAAGTCTTGAATCCTTGGGAGAATTTTTCGGAAGAGATGTATCTCAACTTTCCAGCGTAATGGATAAAAAACATCTACGTTACGAAAACGGAAAAGTGATTTTTCCGGAAGAAACCACATTGATCTACGAAAAATTCAGAGATACGGGACTCATGCCATTCTCCATTTCGAGAGAAGCAGGAGGACTCGGAATGCCGGGAACCATTAGCGCATTTTACGGAATGGTCATGGCAAGAGCAGATGTTTCTTTTTGTATGACTGTCGCACTACTCAATTTAGCTCAAATCGTTTCTAGATATGGAACGGAAGAACAAATAGAAAACTTTGCAGCAAAAGCAGCGACCGGAGAGACCCTTTTTGCAATGTCTCTTACCGAGCCTGATTTCGGATCCGATCTAAATAACGTCAGAACTACCGCAGTAAAAATGGAAGACGGGTATTACCGTCTAAACGGAACAAAACGTTTTATATCCCAAGGCTGCGGACTCGGCCCTTATCCATCTAGTCTATTAACTCTTGCAAGAACAGGAAATGGAGGAGCTAGAGGATTATCCGTATTCCTGGTAAAAAGTGAAGATGTAACTGTTGCAGGAATCGAAACAAAAATGGGAATCCATGCATCTCCTACCTGCGAAATCGTATATGAGAATAGCCATGGTGAACTCTTAGGGCAAGAAGGTCTCGGCCTTACTAGATACACTACCGGTATGACAAACTTCATGAGACTAGGCAGTGCGGCTTGTGGTCCAGGAAGTGCAACCGGAGCATATTATGAATCCCGAAAGTATGCGGAAGAAAGACAACAGTTCGGAAGACCGATCGAACAAATTCCAGCAGTAGCAGAAATGCTTCATAAAATCCAAAGAGAAGTGAATGCGATGAGACTTCTCACATTTGAAACCGCTCGAGTTGTGGATATGTACCAGCATCATCAAATCCGTTTGGAAAAAGCGAATAAAGAAGATAGAGAGATCCGCAAAGACGAAAGAGTCAAAAAATGGGGAAATCTTGCCACAGTACTTACTCCTATCTCTAAATATTATTGTTCGGAAGAAGGACATAAATGTGCAGGTCTTGCAATCCAAATCCACGGTGGAGCAGGTTATACGGAAGATTACGATGTAGCCAGAATATTTCGCGACTCCCGGATCAATACGATCTACGAAGGAACAAGCCAGATCCATGTTCGAATTGCAGTCGGTGCGATTGTAGCCGGAATGAGTGGAGAAGGAAATTTCAAAAAATATCTAGAATCTATCAAAGCAGAGGTTGAATCACCTTCTAAATATCTAAATGAACAATCTCAAATCTTCGAAGACGCAATTTCGAAATTCAAATCAATCGAAGACGATCAGGCCAAAGAAAGGGTCGCGGAAAATCTAATGATCATCACTTCAAGATATCTATGCAGTATGTTGTATGAGAAAGCCGTAGCCAAACTAAAACAAACAGATCAATTCGATCGTTGGGCGAAAGATTGCAGAGCATATCTAATCGATAGCACCGCTATTTCGAAAGCATGTATCTATAGAATAGAAAATGCAGTATAA